In one Candidatus Pelagibacter sp. HTCC7211 genomic region, the following are encoded:
- a CDS encoding sugar phosphate nucleotidyltransferase: MYNIKKKFPIIHKDQNISEAIKKISKSKIKILFVVNKKNKLLGSISSGDLRRSIRKKIDLEQSVEKIMFKKPRYFKKKGNDLSSFKDIICIPVVNKKKEIIDLEFSKNLLNNKKNTVFLMAGGKGSRLMPLTKKIPKPLLKIKGVPIIEKIILNFMRQGFKNFIISVNYLGHKIKKYLGNGKRLKVNINYINEKKYLGTAGSLSLINLKQTEFPLIVANSDLLSEIDYNNLVDYHNKKKADITICGKNKFFEMPYGEILGNYTKVNAIVEKPKIYHLINAGVYVIDKKILKNIIRNKKLMMNEYITQQLKKNKKVFCYPIYENWIDIGNKIDYKNNR, from the coding sequence ATGTACAATATAAAGAAAAAATTTCCAATAATTCATAAAGATCAAAATATTTCTGAAGCTATAAAAAAGATTTCAAAATCAAAAATAAAAATACTTTTTGTAGTTAATAAAAAAAATAAACTTTTAGGATCGATATCAAGTGGAGACTTAAGAAGATCAATAAGAAAAAAAATAGATTTAGAGCAATCAGTTGAAAAGATTATGTTCAAAAAACCAAGATATTTCAAAAAAAAAGGTAATGATTTGTCTTCTTTTAAAGATATTATTTGTATTCCGGTTGTAAATAAAAAAAAAGAGATTATCGATTTAGAGTTTAGTAAAAATTTATTAAATAATAAAAAAAATACAGTTTTTTTAATGGCCGGTGGCAAAGGTTCTAGATTAATGCCTTTAACTAAAAAAATTCCAAAACCACTCTTAAAAATTAAAGGAGTGCCAATTATAGAAAAAATTATATTAAATTTTATGAGGCAAGGTTTTAAAAATTTTATTATATCAGTTAACTATTTAGGACATAAGATAAAAAAATATCTTGGTAACGGTAAGAGATTAAAAGTTAATATTAATTACATTAATGAAAAAAAATATTTAGGCACGGCAGGATCTTTATCATTAATAAACCTAAAACAAACAGAATTTCCTTTGATAGTTGCAAATTCAGATTTACTATCTGAGATTGATTACAATAATCTTGTTGATTATCATAATAAAAAAAAGGCCGATATAACTATTTGTGGCAAAAATAAATTTTTTGAGATGCCATATGGAGAAATCTTAGGAAATTACACAAAAGTAAATGCAATAGTTGAAAAACCAAAAATTTATCATCTAATTAATGCAGGAGTTTATGTTATTGATAAAAAAATCTTAAAAAATATTATTAGAAATAAAAAATTAATGATGAATGAATATATTACACAGCAATTAAAAAAAAATAAAAAGGTATTCTGTTATCCAATTTATGAAAATTGGATAGATATTGGCAATAAAATAGATTATAAAAATAACAGGTAG
- a CDS encoding SDR family oxidoreductase produces the protein MKINFKNLFSLKHHEIYVLGGCGLIGSQIVKALEEFDASVTVFDLNIKNKRKNSKTKYVKFNCANEKSIKNFFINYMRKNECPHVFINASYPVSKDWKKNTFEEINFNSYKKNIEIHLNSYVWIAKCIADKMMKNNIHGSIIQLSSMYGLVAQDNNLYEKTNLSENMTYGIIKSSTIHFTKQMASYYGKYNIRVNNLVIGGIKGHIKGSKKKQDKIFLRKFCQKVPLKRMGKPQEIASSVIFLASPASSYITGSNIVIDGGYSII, from the coding sequence ATGAAAATTAATTTTAAAAATCTTTTTAGCCTAAAACACCATGAAATTTATGTTCTAGGTGGGTGTGGTTTAATTGGATCTCAAATTGTAAAAGCATTAGAGGAGTTTGATGCATCAGTTACAGTATTTGACTTGAATATAAAAAATAAAAGAAAAAACTCAAAAACTAAATATGTCAAATTTAATTGTGCTAATGAAAAAAGTATTAAAAATTTTTTTATTAATTATATGAGAAAAAATGAATGTCCGCATGTATTCATAAATGCATCTTATCCTGTATCAAAAGATTGGAAAAAGAATACTTTTGAAGAAATTAATTTTAATTCATATAAAAAAAATATTGAAATTCACTTAAATAGTTATGTGTGGATTGCTAAGTGTATTGCTGATAAAATGATGAAAAATAATATTCATGGAAGTATTATACAATTAAGCTCAATGTATGGTTTGGTGGCTCAAGATAACAATCTATATGAAAAAACAAATTTAAGTGAAAATATGACTTATGGGATAATTAAGAGTTCAACCATACATTTTACGAAACAAATGGCATCTTATTATGGTAAATACAATATAAGAGTGAATAATTTGGTTATCGGAGGTATAAAGGGCCATATTAAAGGGAGTAAAAAAAAACAAGATAAAATTTTTTTAAGAAAATTTTGTCAAAAAGTTCCTTTAAAAAGAATGGGCAAACCTCAAGAAATTGCCTCATCTGTGATTTTTTTAGCCTCACCTGCTTCATCATATATTACAGGATCAAATATTGTAATAGATGGTGGATATTCAATTATATGA
- a CDS encoding acylneuraminate cytidylyltransferase family protein codes for MNKEKVLCIICARAGSKRLKNKNSKNLFGKPLIYHTIKQAIASKIFDKVVFSTDSDKLSRMAVKFGAKSWFIRPRKLSNDKAAKMPVIRHAILEAEKKFNCKFDYICDLDVTSPLRKIGDIIKAFRKFKVSKQDMLISGNKARKNPFFNMVQKNGKNSLELVVKPKKFYVRTQDAPLVYELNASIYFWKRESCFKQKGPFCKKTLFYEMPYRRSIDIDSLSDFKLVEFFGKNEN; via the coding sequence ATGAATAAAGAAAAGGTTTTATGTATAATATGTGCAAGAGCTGGATCAAAAAGATTAAAAAATAAAAATTCAAAAAATTTGTTTGGTAAACCTTTGATATATCACACTATCAAACAAGCTATTGCCTCAAAAATTTTTGATAAAGTTGTATTTTCTACAGACTCAGATAAACTTAGCAGAATGGCAGTAAAATTTGGTGCCAAATCCTGGTTTATAAGACCTAGAAAACTTTCAAATGATAAAGCTGCAAAAATGCCTGTTATAAGGCATGCAATTTTAGAAGCAGAGAAAAAATTCAACTGTAAATTTGACTATATTTGTGATTTAGATGTTACTTCTCCACTAAGAAAAATAGGTGACATTATAAAAGCGTTTAGAAAATTTAAAGTTTCAAAACAAGATATGTTAATTTCTGGAAATAAAGCAAGAAAAAATCCCTTTTTTAATATGGTACAAAAAAATGGAAAAAATTCACTTGAATTAGTCGTAAAGCCTAAAAAATTTTATGTAAGAACACAAGATGCCCCATTAGTTTACGAGCTTAATGCTTCAATTTATTTTTGGAAAAGGGAGTCATGTTTTAAACAGAAAGGACCGTTCTGTAAAAAAACACTTTTTTATGAAATGCCTTACAGAAGATCTATCGATATAGATAGTTTATCTGATTTTAAACTTGTAGAATTTTTTGGAAAAAATGAAAATTAA